In a genomic window of Longimicrobiales bacterium:
- the nagB gene encoding glucosamine-6-phosphate deaminase: MSATTGIDTPRGPSAATVREKIRVVIVEAHGDFARLIADRVAELIRERNGRGEPTVLGLPTGSTPIEIYRELIRMHQEEGLDFSNVVTFNLDEYYPMKPDSIHSFRRYMEENLFDGVNIRPENIHFPRGDVPREEVEAEAARYEQAIRDAGGIDFQILGIGKTGHIGFNEPGSGFESRTRVIALDTLTRRDAAPDFFGEHNVPLEAVTMGVATIMEAKEIAILATGEHKAAIVKRAVEGQISPDVAATYLQKHPNATFYLDRAAAAELTRIATPWVVSEVSWDRELEIRALIWLSETTGKSLLKLDALDYREHHLSSLLSRYGEPGPLNGEVFNALLAKVRGKSRLPHNERIVVFSPHPDDDVISMGGMLNKLHENGNDIIVAYQTSGNIAVFDHEVRRYLDFLRRVDRDFDLHDTEMLKLTDEIERWFAQRKPGEIDPPALQAIKKSIREAEAVSGIETFGMSREQARFLNLPFYQTGKVKKDPIKPEDVRIVLDLLEEHRPTHVFAAGDLSDPHGTHRMCLEAVHAALEQYSGEAPTIWYYRGAWQEWSVGESDILVPLSQDELKLKILAIFKHQSQKDRAPFPGHDDREFWQRVQERNTATAAYVDQLGLPEYYAMESYVVRRNGQPLESRTISTADLATPPGMRRASDRPSVRA; this comes from the coding sequence ATGTCAGCAACGACCGGAATCGATACACCCCGCGGCCCCTCCGCGGCAACCGTACGCGAGAAGATCCGCGTCGTCATCGTGGAAGCGCATGGCGACTTTGCACGTCTCATTGCGGACCGGGTGGCCGAGCTGATCCGCGAACGGAACGGCCGCGGCGAGCCGACGGTGCTGGGGCTGCCGACCGGCAGCACGCCCATCGAGATCTACCGCGAGCTGATCCGGATGCACCAGGAGGAAGGGCTCGACTTCTCGAACGTCGTGACCTTCAACCTGGACGAGTACTACCCGATGAAGCCGGACAGCATCCACAGCTTCCGGCGCTACATGGAAGAAAACCTGTTCGACGGCGTGAACATCAGGCCGGAGAACATCCACTTCCCACGCGGTGATGTACCGCGCGAGGAGGTGGAGGCCGAGGCCGCCCGCTACGAGCAGGCGATCCGTGACGCCGGCGGTATCGACTTCCAGATCCTGGGCATCGGCAAGACCGGCCATATCGGATTCAACGAGCCGGGCTCCGGCTTCGAGAGCAGGACACGCGTGATCGCGCTCGACACCCTGACCCGCCGCGACGCAGCTCCTGACTTCTTCGGCGAGCACAACGTGCCGCTCGAGGCGGTCACGATGGGCGTCGCGACGATCATGGAGGCCAAGGAGATCGCGATCCTCGCGACGGGCGAGCACAAGGCAGCCATCGTGAAGCGCGCGGTCGAGGGGCAGATCTCACCGGACGTCGCGGCGACATACCTGCAGAAGCACCCGAATGCGACGTTCTATCTCGACCGTGCCGCGGCGGCCGAGCTGACCCGCATCGCCACGCCGTGGGTCGTCAGTGAGGTGAGCTGGGATCGCGAGCTGGAGATCCGCGCGCTCATCTGGCTGAGCGAGACGACGGGCAAATCGCTGCTCAAGCTGGACGCGCTGGATTACCGGGAGCACCACCTCAGCTCACTGCTGTCGCGCTACGGCGAGCCCGGGCCGCTGAACGGCGAGGTGTTCAACGCGCTGCTCGCGAAGGTCCGAGGCAAGAGCCGGCTGCCGCACAACGAGCGCATCGTCGTCTTCAGCCCCCACCCCGACGATGACGTGATCTCGATGGGCGGGATGCTGAACAAGCTGCACGAGAATGGCAACGACATCATCGTCGCGTACCAGACGTCGGGCAACATCGCGGTGTTCGACCACGAGGTGCGACGCTACCTCGATTTCCTGCGCCGCGTGGATCGAGACTTCGATCTGCACGACACCGAGATGCTGAAGCTGACCGACGAGATCGAGCGCTGGTTTGCGCAGCGCAAGCCGGGCGAGATCGATCCGCCCGCGCTGCAGGCGATCAAGAAGTCGATCCGCGAGGCGGAAGCCGTTTCCGGCATCGAGACGTTCGGCATGTCGCGGGAGCAGGCCCGTTTCCTCAACCTGCCGTTCTACCAGACAGGCAAGGTCAAGAAGGATCCGATCAAGCCGGAGGACGTCCGCATCGTGCTGGATCTGCTCGAGGAGCACCGACCGACGCACGTGTTCGCCGCCGGCGACCTGTCCGACCCGCACGGCACGCACCGCATGTGCCTGGAGGCGGTGCACGCGGCGCTCGAGCAGTACTCGGGCGAGGCGCCGACGATCTGGTATTACCGGGGCGCGTGGCAGGAGTGGTCGGTGGGCGAGTCGGATATCCTGGTGCCGCTCTCGCAGGACGAGCTGAAGCTCAAGATCCTCGCGATCTTCAAGCACCAGAGCCAGAAGGATCGTGCACCCTTCCCGGGGCACGACGACCGCGAGTTCTGGCAGCGTGTGCAGGAGCGGAACACGGCGACAGCGGCGTACGTCGACCAGCTCGGGCTGCCCGAGTACTACGCGATGGAGAGCTACGTCGTGCGTCGCAACGGACAGCCGCTCGAGTCGCGCACGATCAGCACGGCGGACCTTGCCACGCCACCGGGAATGCGCCGCGCATCGGATCGCCCGTCCGTTCGGGCATGA
- a CDS encoding D-aminoacylase, which yields MKRRTFLRHTGAALGAAALGPTAVHAAAAGPAQAALLLRGAIVYDGTGASPFEADVLVADGRIREVGSRLAASGAEEVRLAGLALAPGFVDIHSHTSTQVLANPRAESKLLQGVTTEVAGQDGSSVGLWTDEEFEAARERYRRDGVDLQFRDVAGFLAQVDRQGAALNIASMIGTGSVRGFVVGEDDRPATPDEIARMRTLVADAIAGGACGMSSGLEYTPGGFASTDELIALAGALRGTGLPYASHMRNEDDRLLAAMEEAIRVGQGAGVPVQISHLKAQGQRNWWKADLALRLIEDARDAGIDVMFDVYPYVAYSTGLSNLFPIDALDGGTEAFRGRLRDPQRSAALRQAVLAKVESLGSWDSVQVTSTGSEEYAFARGKRLGTLAAQRGVDPYDLLVEILLSGGGGMVGFGMSEENVRKFLVHPLAMICSDGGAYTVDTSSSPHPRNFGTFPRVLGHYVRDERLMPMETAIHKITMMPARRIGVTDRGTIQPGMAADLVAFDPAAIIDRATFEAPKQYATGIRHVIVNGTFVLREGEYTGAYPGRAVRPAGAASG from the coding sequence ATGAAGCGACGTACCTTCCTCCGCCACACCGGCGCCGCCCTCGGTGCTGCCGCGCTCGGTCCCACAGCGGTCCACGCCGCGGCAGCGGGCCCGGCTCAGGCCGCGCTCCTGCTGCGCGGCGCCATCGTGTACGACGGTACCGGGGCGTCGCCCTTCGAGGCGGACGTGCTGGTCGCGGACGGTCGGATCCGAGAGGTCGGGTCCCGCCTGGCCGCGTCGGGCGCAGAGGAGGTGCGCCTGGCCGGTCTCGCCCTGGCGCCGGGGTTCGTGGATATCCACTCCCATACGAGCACGCAGGTGCTCGCGAACCCGCGAGCCGAAAGCAAGCTGCTCCAGGGCGTCACCACGGAAGTCGCAGGGCAGGACGGCAGCTCGGTCGGACTGTGGACCGATGAGGAATTCGAGGCGGCGCGGGAGCGCTATCGGCGCGACGGCGTCGACCTGCAGTTCCGCGACGTCGCAGGATTCCTGGCCCAGGTGGACCGCCAGGGCGCGGCGCTCAATATCGCCAGCATGATCGGCACCGGCAGTGTGCGCGGCTTCGTCGTGGGTGAGGATGACCGGCCGGCGACGCCGGATGAAATCGCACGGATGCGCACCCTGGTCGCGGACGCGATCGCGGGCGGCGCATGCGGCATGTCCTCCGGCCTGGAGTACACCCCGGGCGGCTTTGCATCCACGGACGAGCTGATCGCCCTGGCCGGAGCGCTGCGCGGCACGGGACTGCCATATGCGAGTCACATGCGCAACGAGGACGACCGGCTGCTCGCGGCGATGGAGGAAGCGATCCGCGTCGGCCAGGGCGCTGGCGTGCCGGTGCAGATCTCCCACCTCAAGGCACAGGGGCAGCGGAACTGGTGGAAGGCGGACCTCGCGCTCCGGCTGATCGAGGATGCACGTGACGCCGGGATCGACGTCATGTTCGACGTCTACCCCTATGTCGCTTACAGCACCGGACTTTCGAACCTGTTCCCGATCGACGCGCTCGACGGCGGCACGGAGGCGTTCCGCGGGCGACTGCGCGACCCGCAACGATCCGCTGCGCTCCGGCAGGCAGTGCTCGCCAAGGTCGAGAGCCTGGGCTCCTGGGACTCGGTGCAGGTCACGTCCACCGGTTCGGAGGAGTACGCGTTCGCCCGCGGCAAGCGACTGGGGACACTCGCGGCCCAGCGCGGCGTCGACCCGTACGACCTGCTCGTGGAAATCCTGCTGTCCGGCGGCGGCGGCATGGTCGGCTTCGGCATGAGCGAAGAGAACGTGCGCAAGTTCCTCGTGCATCCACTGGCGATGATCTGCTCCGACGGCGGCGCATACACCGTCGACACCAGCAGCTCACCGCATCCGCGCAACTTCGGCACGTTCCCGCGCGTGCTGGGCCATTACGTTCGGGATGAGCGGCTCATGCCGATGGAAACGGCGATTCACAAGATCACGATGATGCCGGCCCGCAGAATCGGCGTCACCGACCGCGGAACGATTCAGCCCGGGATGGCCGCGGACCTCGTCGCATTCGACCCTGCAGCCATCATCGATCGCGCAACCTTCGAGGCGCCGAAGCAGTACGCGACCGGCATCCGGCACGTGATCGTCAACGGCACGTTCGTCCTGCGCGAGGGGGAGTACACCGGTGCGTACCCGGGCCGTGCGGTGCGGCCGGCGGGCGCCGCGAGCGGATGA
- a CDS encoding YbhB/YbcL family Raf kinase inhibitor-like protein, giving the protein MRITSQAFEDGAEIPMRFTCDGADISPPLTLDGVPENARTLVLIVDDPDAPVGTFVHWLLWNLPTGVGELPENVPTDRTLESFGNARQGTTDFKRIGYGGPCPPDRRHTYRFMLYALDTELDLEPGATRTQLENAMQGHVLEEALLRGTYDRPRR; this is encoded by the coding sequence ATGCGAATCACATCGCAAGCCTTCGAGGACGGCGCGGAGATCCCGATGCGCTTCACGTGTGACGGCGCGGATATCTCGCCGCCGCTCACGCTCGACGGAGTGCCGGAGAATGCGCGCACCCTCGTGCTGATCGTGGACGATCCGGATGCACCGGTGGGGACGTTCGTGCACTGGCTGCTGTGGAATCTGCCGACCGGCGTCGGCGAGCTTCCCGAGAACGTGCCGACGGACAGAACGCTCGAGTCGTTCGGGAACGCACGGCAGGGAACAACGGACTTCAAGCGGATCGGCTACGGCGGGCCCTGCCCACCGGATCGACGCCACACGTACCGCTTCATGCTCTACGCGCTGGACACCGAGCTCGATCTGGAGCCGGGCGCAACGCGCACGCAGCTCGAGAATGCGATGCAGGGACATGTGCTCGAGGAAGCACTCCTCCGCGGCACCTACGACCGCCCGCGCCGGTGA
- a CDS encoding prephenate dehydrogenase/arogenate dehydrogenase family protein: MSADTQGQAELIRAADIADAAFVDATVGIVGLGLIGGSIAHDLAAAGVRVLAHDRDPLALERGLAAGVIQGPLGSRFERLPEVDVLLIAVPVDATLEVLDGVAQLDPQCLVMDVGSTKTSIVRAADASALGSRFVGAHPLAGDHRSGLAAAGQGLFRGATVYLCPAAGVAPTLRDRAWHFWQRLDAKPQLIDAEEHDALLAWTSHLPQATASALARALLAADIAGDQLGPGGRDTTRLAASDPDMWSAILLDNASNVGDALDRLTREIETLRQLIASGDRTLLHRFLAEGRAFRV, from the coding sequence ATGTCGGCGGATACGCAGGGGCAGGCAGAGCTCATCCGGGCCGCGGACATCGCCGACGCAGCATTCGTGGACGCGACGGTCGGGATCGTCGGCCTCGGCCTGATAGGCGGTTCGATCGCGCACGATCTCGCGGCCGCTGGCGTTCGAGTGCTCGCCCACGACAGAGACCCGCTGGCGCTCGAGCGAGGCCTGGCTGCCGGAGTGATCCAGGGCCCACTGGGCAGCCGTTTCGAGCGCCTCCCGGAGGTCGACGTACTGCTGATCGCGGTTCCGGTCGACGCGACACTGGAGGTGCTCGATGGAGTCGCGCAACTCGACCCGCAGTGTCTCGTGATGGATGTCGGCAGCACCAAGACGTCGATCGTCCGCGCCGCGGACGCGAGTGCGCTGGGGTCCCGCTTCGTCGGTGCCCACCCGCTCGCGGGGGACCACCGCTCCGGCCTGGCTGCTGCGGGGCAGGGCCTGTTCCGGGGTGCAACCGTGTACCTGTGCCCGGCAGCCGGTGTTGCCCCGACCCTCCGCGACCGGGCCTGGCATTTCTGGCAGCGCCTGGACGCGAAGCCGCAACTCATCGATGCAGAAGAGCACGACGCTCTGCTCGCCTGGACGAGCCACCTTCCGCAGGCGACCGCGAGTGCGCTTGCGCGGGCGCTGCTGGCCGCAGACATCGCCGGCGATCAGCTCGGGCCTGGCGGCCGCGACACGACGCGACTGGCGGCGAGTGATCCCGACATGTGGAGCGCCATCCTGCTGGACAATGCATCGAACGTCGGTGATGCGCTGGACCGCCTCACGCGAGAGATCGAGACTCTGCGGCAGCTCATTGCCTCCGGGGATCGAACTTTGCTGCATCGCTTTCTGGCGGAGGGCAGGGCGTTTCGGGTATGA
- a CDS encoding chorismate mutase gives MNTPDESAPAALVALRRELEQLDAELVRLLAERERLARAIGAAKRAAGIPTLDPAREAAVVRRAAALARDHDLDEEDVRAVFWKLIASARRAQQGA, from the coding sequence ATGAACACACCGGACGAATCCGCACCGGCCGCACTCGTTGCGCTGCGTCGTGAGCTGGAACAACTGGACGCCGAGCTCGTCCGACTGCTGGCCGAGCGGGAGCGACTCGCCCGCGCCATCGGTGCAGCGAAACGGGCGGCCGGGATTCCGACACTGGACCCCGCTCGGGAGGCGGCCGTCGTGCGTCGCGCGGCCGCGCTTGCCCGCGATCATGATCTCGACGAAGAGGACGTGCGAGCGGTGTTCTGGAAGCTGATCGCGAGCGCGAGGCGGGCGCAGCAGGGCGCTTGA
- the aroF gene encoding 3-deoxy-7-phosphoheptulonate synthase translates to MIIVTRSGITEAELDHIRERVELLGMQTHVSRGEQRTIIGCIGDETRLREISLLSLPGVESVTPVMKPYKLASREFAAGQTTVRAGDGAQAVFGGSGLAVVAGPCSVESHEMLRTTAHAVRAAGAGMLRGGAFKPRTSPYAFQGLGVEALRLLAEVRTETGLPVVTEVMDPRQVELVAEHADMLQIGARNMQNFSLLAEVGRVQRPVLLKRGLSATVHELLMAAEYVMAQGNAAVVLCERGIRTFETMTRNTLDVAAIPVLKAETHLPVIVDPSHAGGRASLVAPLAFAAVAAGADGLIVEVHPEPELALSDGDQSLHPAQFAQLMEQLKPFAAAAGRSLHAPEAAAAA, encoded by the coding sequence ATGATCATCGTAACGCGGTCGGGTATCACAGAGGCAGAGCTGGATCACATCCGTGAGCGGGTGGAGTTGCTCGGGATGCAGACGCATGTGTCGCGCGGTGAACAGCGCACGATCATCGGCTGCATCGGAGACGAGACTCGGCTGCGCGAGATTTCGCTTCTGAGCCTGCCCGGGGTGGAGTCGGTCACCCCGGTGATGAAGCCGTACAAGCTGGCATCGCGCGAGTTCGCGGCAGGGCAGACGACCGTACGCGCTGGCGACGGAGCGCAGGCGGTGTTCGGGGGGAGCGGGTTAGCAGTGGTAGCCGGACCGTGCTCGGTGGAGTCCCACGAGATGCTGCGCACGACTGCTCACGCGGTGCGTGCCGCGGGTGCCGGGATGCTGCGGGGTGGAGCATTCAAGCCGCGGACATCGCCGTATGCGTTCCAGGGGCTGGGCGTGGAGGCGCTTCGACTACTGGCGGAGGTGCGCACGGAGACGGGGTTGCCTGTCGTGACGGAGGTCATGGATCCGCGGCAGGTGGAGCTCGTGGCGGAGCATGCGGATATGCTGCAGATCGGTGCGCGCAATATGCAGAACTTCTCGCTGCTCGCCGAGGTCGGCCGCGTGCAGCGGCCGGTGCTGCTGAAGCGGGGACTGTCCGCTACCGTGCATGAGCTGCTGATGGCGGCGGAGTACGTCATGGCGCAGGGTAACGCTGCAGTGGTGCTGTGTGAGCGGGGGATCCGCACGTTCGAGACGATGACGCGAAACACGCTCGATGTTGCCGCGATTCCCGTGCTCAAGGCGGAGACGCACCTTCCGGTGATCGTAGATCCGAGCCACGCCGGTGGTCGTGCATCGCTGGTGGCGCCGCTCGCATTTGCCGCGGTCGCAGCGGGCGCCGACGGGCTCATCGTGGAGGTGCACCCGGAGCCGGAGCTTGCGCTCTCCGACGGCGATCAGTCGCTTCATCCGGCGCAGTTCGCGCAGTTGATGGAGCAGTTGAAGCCATTCGCGGCGGCTGCGGGTCGTTCGCTGCACGCGCCGGAAGCTGCTGCAGCCGCATGA
- a CDS encoding transposase, which produces MPTNPSGMSPHPSSESQTAAVLTAIRLARFNKGIRCVHCGSQEIVRWGTFRQRQRYRCNDCRRTFSDLTGTPAAWCKRLDRLPAYRDCMTRSMTLRASASAVGVHLTTSFRWRHRYLNAMQPLETVVMTGLLEVAESWILCADTAPRFRGRPRRRPRRTMLHPLGRRSWLCCMRDRSGRSITLYVGEDRPSRVEWTALLEEMTHAPTGIIGQLGPLREARVAAREFGIPAHRARSPLRNPVTLLLSTEGAVGLLHRLRRWVHRFRGVTRRYLSNYILWHDMLDVHRTTDFRLDRMFCWPLDASREPEATW; this is translated from the coding sequence TTGCCCACCAATCCGTCTGGAATGTCACCACATCCGAGTTCAGAATCGCAGACGGCAGCTGTCCTGACCGCGATCCGCCTCGCCCGCTTCAACAAGGGCATCCGATGCGTGCATTGCGGATCCCAGGAAATTGTACGCTGGGGCACATTCCGGCAGCGGCAACGGTACCGCTGCAACGACTGCCGGCGAACGTTCAGCGACCTGACCGGCACACCCGCAGCGTGGTGCAAACGACTCGATCGATTGCCTGCTTATCGCGACTGCATGACCCGGAGCATGACGTTGCGTGCAAGCGCCAGCGCGGTGGGTGTGCACCTGACCACGTCGTTCCGCTGGCGCCACAGGTATCTCAACGCAATGCAGCCGCTCGAGACCGTTGTCATGACGGGCCTGCTGGAGGTGGCGGAAAGCTGGATCCTGTGCGCGGATACGGCCCCAAGATTTCGTGGACGCCCCCGGCGACGTCCTCGCCGAACGATGCTCCATCCACTGGGACGACGAAGCTGGCTATGCTGTATGCGGGACCGATCTGGCCGCTCGATCACGCTATATGTCGGAGAGGATCGTCCCAGCCGTGTCGAGTGGACCGCGCTGCTGGAAGAGATGACACATGCGCCGACGGGAATCATAGGACAGCTCGGCCCACTCAGGGAAGCACGAGTTGCTGCCAGGGAGTTCGGCATTCCCGCGCATCGCGCACGCAGCCCCCTGCGCAACCCGGTGACGCTGCTGCTGAGTACCGAGGGTGCCGTCGGGCTCCTGCATCGGTTGCGACGCTGGGTCCATCGGTTTCGAGGTGTGACACGCAGATACCTGTCAAATTACATCCTGTGGCACGACATGCTCGATGTGCATCGCACGACCGACTTCCGCCTCGACAGGATGTTCTGCTGGCCACTTGATGCATCCAGGGAGCCCGAAGCGACATGGTGA
- a CDS encoding M55 family metallopeptidase, translating into MHRQCMAVRFLCAFLLLFATSPDARAQQSRRIFISVDMEGISGIGTSNLTSATGKDYATGRRLMTDEVNAVVSAILATGPAEIVINDSHGDMQNLLHTELDPRTTYIQGAIKPLGMVEGLDATFDAAIFLGYHARAGTPRGFLAHTGSGRVKGLWINGIEAGEGEMNAAYAGSVGVPVILAAGDSAFTAQFTENVPAATVVTKTAVTPQSARLRHPRQVQDELATTTRRALATLERARPWDVRGSIEVRIRFDEVTRPQILEAIPGVRQVDGYTVEFTAPDMGAAYRLIRLMYRFVTI; encoded by the coding sequence ATGCACCGTCAGTGCATGGCCGTGCGCTTCCTGTGCGCATTCCTGCTGCTGTTCGCTACATCTCCCGACGCGCGAGCCCAGCAGTCCCGCCGGATCTTCATCTCCGTCGACATGGAAGGAATCAGCGGCATTGGCACGAGCAATCTGACATCCGCAACGGGCAAGGATTACGCGACCGGACGTCGCCTGATGACCGACGAAGTGAATGCCGTGGTGTCCGCCATTCTGGCGACCGGGCCCGCGGAGATCGTGATCAACGACTCGCACGGCGACATGCAGAACCTGCTGCACACAGAGCTGGACCCGCGCACCACGTACATCCAGGGCGCTATCAAGCCGCTCGGGATGGTCGAGGGGCTGGATGCGACGTTCGACGCCGCCATCTTCCTGGGCTACCATGCCCGCGCTGGAACGCCGCGCGGCTTCCTGGCTCATACGGGGTCCGGTCGCGTCAAGGGACTCTGGATCAACGGCATCGAAGCAGGTGAAGGGGAGATGAACGCCGCATACGCGGGCTCTGTCGGCGTACCGGTCATCCTCGCCGCAGGTGACTCGGCATTCACGGCTCAGTTCACCGAGAACGTGCCGGCCGCGACGGTTGTCACCAAGACTGCCGTGACACCGCAGTCGGCCCGGCTGCGTCACCCGCGCCAGGTGCAGGATGAGCTGGCGACGACGACGCGGCGCGCACTCGCAACGCTGGAACGTGCCAGGCCTTGGGATGTGCGGGGCTCGATCGAAGTCCGGATCCGGTTCGACGAGGTTACGCGTCCGCAGATCCTGGAGGCCATACCGGGCGTGCGACAGGTCGATGGCTACACGGTTGAGTTCACAGCGCCCGACATGGGTGCTGCCTATCGCCTCATCCGACTGATGTACCGCTTCGTCACGATCTGA
- a CDS encoding TM2 domain-containing protein yields the protein MFQSPSVGISANRHVDADFAADVLADLYQYPHRKRWAAWLLWATLGLFGAHRFYLDRPGSALLYMLTGGGFVFGWVVDAFLLGRMVAEYNSDQDARHTAGRPPRALDFMPPLSRDVLAQPPAWIEQWRSAGAARSGMRLTGDVLVLLVTGILLGSIAASAGVYEAVVAIAVLAILTALGGSVGRLDDLPITQELIRWNHRLRLFYYYNRPGKPLALLFRPLTAAISAPFRRRDRAEVRLYLQLGGVLTGLFLVLDLVEAVASDGLSALGPMSLFGLWMREAVATFLVIYAFATPIGAVLTVHLLMRRSHFVPRLLSALVLVAMLLGILG from the coding sequence ATGTTCCAGTCACCGTCAGTCGGGATCAGCGCCAACCGGCACGTCGACGCGGATTTCGCGGCGGACGTGCTCGCGGATCTCTACCAGTACCCGCACCGCAAGCGCTGGGCGGCATGGCTGCTGTGGGCGACGCTGGGGCTGTTCGGAGCGCACCGCTTCTACCTCGATCGGCCGGGCTCCGCTCTGCTCTACATGCTCACGGGCGGCGGCTTCGTGTTCGGCTGGGTCGTCGATGCGTTCCTGCTTGGGCGCATGGTCGCGGAGTACAACAGCGACCAGGACGCGCGGCACACGGCCGGCCGACCACCCCGCGCCCTCGACTTCATGCCGCCGCTATCCCGCGACGTGCTCGCGCAGCCGCCCGCGTGGATCGAGCAATGGCGCAGCGCCGGCGCAGCCCGGAGCGGCATGCGCCTTACCGGCGACGTCCTGGTGCTTCTCGTCACGGGGATCCTGCTGGGTTCGATCGCGGCCTCGGCTGGCGTCTACGAGGCGGTCGTAGCGATCGCCGTGCTGGCCATCCTGACGGCGCTGGGAGGCAGTGTCGGCAGGCTCGATGATCTCCCGATCACACAGGAGCTGATCCGCTGGAATCACCGTCTGCGGCTGTTCTATTACTACAACCGCCCGGGCAAACCGCTCGCGCTCCTGTTCCGGCCTTTGACAGCCGCGATCTCGGCCCCGTTCCGGCGGCGGGACCGGGCGGAGGTCAGGCTGTACCTGCAACTCGGCGGTGTTCTCACCGGGCTCTTCCTGGTCCTCGACCTGGTCGAGGCAGTCGCGTCCGATGGGCTGTCAGCGCTCGGCCCGATGAGCCTGTTCGGACTCTGGATGCGCGAGGCCGTCGCCACGTTTCTCGTGATCTACGCCTTTGCCACGCCGATCGGTGCGGTGCTCACGGTGCACCTGCTCATGCGACGAAGCCATTTCGTGCCGCGGCTGCTGAGCGCCCTCGTGCTGGTCGCGATGCTGCTCGGCATCCTGGGGTAG